One region of Oryza sativa Japonica Group chromosome 5, ASM3414082v1 genomic DNA includes:
- the LOC4337700 gene encoding pre-rRNA-processing protein ESF2 — protein sequence MGLAMFGHTPLFPLHHAAAAADDDDDNDTSPLAIETSRGTCEVGSHGAMMAGSSESEYYSEEEVGWEEEGLGSKGVEEKREWALKRLDDLGKRGVCYLSRVPPNMNPSHVRLRRLLSKHGEV from the coding sequence ATGGGGTTGGCGATGTTTGGGCACACGCCGTTGTTTCCATtacaccacgccgccgccgccgccgacgacgacgacgacaacgacacCTCCCCACTGGCGATCGAGACCAGTAGAGGCACATGCGAAGTGGGTTCCCATGGCGCCATGATGGCAGGAAGCAGTGAGAGCGAGTACTactcggaggaggaggtgggatgggaggaggaaggtcTCGGAAGCAAAGGcgtggaggagaagagggagtgGGCACTGAAGCGGCTCGACGACCTCGGCAAGCGCGGGGTGTGCTACCTCAGCCGCGTCCCTCCCAACATGAACCCGTCGCACGTCCGTCTCCGTCGGTTGCTCTCCAAGCACGGCGAGGTGTAG
- the LOC4337699 gene encoding ocs element-binding factor 1, translating into MSSPSRRSSSPESNTSGGGGGADERKRKRMLSNRESARRSRARKQQRLEELIAEAARLQAENARVEAQIGAYAGELSKVDGENAVLRARHGELAGRLQALGSVLEILQVAGAPVDIPEIPDDPLLRPWQPPFAAQPIVATAMADAFQF; encoded by the coding sequence ATGTCGTCGCCTTCGCGCCGGAGCTCCAGCCCGGAGAGCaacaccagcggcggcggcggtggcgccgacgagcggaagaggaagaggatgcTGTCGAACAGGGAGTCGGCGAGGCGATCCAGGGCGAGGAAGCAGCAGAGGCTGGAGGAGCTGATCGCCGAGGCGGCGCGCCTCCAGGCCGAGAACGCGCGCGTCGAGGCGCAGATCGGGGCCTACGCGGGGGAGCTGAGCAAGGTCGACGGCGAGAACGCGGTGCTCCGCGCCCGccacggcgagctcgccgggCGCCTCCAGGCGCTCGGCAGCGTCCTGGAGATCCTCCAGGTGGCCGGCGCGCCCGTCGACATCCCGGAGATCCCCGACGACCCGCTGCTCCGCCCATGGCAGCCGCCGTTCGCGGCCCAGCCCAtcgtcgccaccgccatggccgACGCCTTCCAGTTCTGA
- the LOC4337701 gene encoding homeobox protein knotted-1-like 10 — MEDLYSIHPGISRGGGGGGGGAASEASGVAGGGSSPPHPPPPATTAAAADLTELMKAQIAGHPSYPSLLSAYIECRKVGAPPEVTTLLEEIGREGRGGGGGATAGGEIGLDPELDEFMETYCRVLERYKEELTRPFDEAASFLTGIHTQLASLCGGAPPPTDNSDEMVGSSEDEPCSGDADAADFGQEHSSRLADHELKEMLLKKYSGCLSRLRSEFLKKRKKGKLPKDARSALMDWWNTHYRWPYPTEEDKVRLAAMTGLDPKQINNWFINQRKRHWKPSEDMRFALMEGVTGGSSSGTTLYFDTGTIGP, encoded by the exons ATGGAGGATCTGTACAGCATCCACCCGGGAAtctcccgcggcggcggtgggggaggaggaggtgcggcCAGCGAGGCGTCCGGGGTCGCCGGAGgggggagctcgccgccgcatcccccaccgccggcgacgacggcggcggcggcggatctgaCGGAGCTGATGAAGGCGCAGATCGCCGGCCACCCGAGCtacccttccctcctctccgccTACATCGAATGCCGCAAG GTTGGTGCGCCGCCGGAGGTGACCACGCTGCTGGAGGAGATCGGCCgggaggggcgcggcggcggcggcggcgcgacagcCGGCGGGGAAATTGGCCTCGATCCGGAGCTCGACGAGTTCATG GAGACGTACTGCCGGGTGCTGGAGCGGTACAAGGAAGAACTCACACGGCCGTTCGACGAGGCGGCCTCCTTCCTCACCGGCATCCACACCCAGCTCGCCTCCCTCtgtggcggcgcgccgccgcccaccgacaACTCCG ATGAAATGGTGGGGTCTTCAGAGGATGAGCCGTGCTCAGGAGACGCCGATGCAGCAGATTTTGGGCAAGAACACAGCTCCCGCTTGGCTGACCATGAGCTCAAAGAGATGTTGCTCAAGAAGTACAGTGGCTGCCTCAGCCGCCTCCGGTCCGAGTTcttgaagaagaggaagaaagggAAACTACCGAAAGACGCGCGATCGGCACTTATGGACTGGTGGAACACACATTACCGTTGGCCTTACCCCACG GAAGAGGATAAGGTGAGGCTGGCCGCGATGACTGGCCTCGACCCGAAGCAGATCAACAACTGGTTCATCAACCAGAGGAAGAGGCACTGGAAGCCATCGGAGGACATGCGGTTCGCGCTCATGGAGGGGGTCACCGGAGGATCCTCCTCCGGGACGACACTGTACTTCGACACCGGCACAATTGGTCCATGA
- the LOC107280899 gene encoding protein ETHYLENE-INSENSITIVE 3-like 2 codes for MEVCNAQGFVYGIIPEKGKPVSSASDNVRSWWKEKVRFDSNGLAAIAKYQHYDPPQRRFPLEKGVPPPWWPEGTEAWWPESVMPSPSWPPPSFPPSSTPPSDLDGILSRRRRRTPLPLHRA; via the exons ATGGAGGTGTGCAACGCGCAGGGGTTCGTGTACGGCATCATCCCGGAGAAGGGCAAGCCGGTGAGCAGCGCCTCCGACAACGTCCGCTCCTGGTGGAAGGAGAAGGTCCGCTTCGACAGCAACGGCCTGGCCGCCATCGCCAAGTACCAG CACTACGACCCGCCGCAGCGCCGCTTTCCGCTTGAGAAGggcgtgccgccgccgtggtggccggAGGGGACAGAGGCGTGGTGGCCCGAGTCCGTCATGCCCTCACCATCGTGGCCCCCGCCCTCGTTTCCACCATCCTCCACGCCGCCCTCCGACCTCGACGGcatcctctcccgccggcgccgccgcacgccgctccCTCTCCATCGCGCctga